One bacterium genomic window, GATCGCGGGCGCGACAACATCCATGGATGCCTGGCTCTACAATAATCTGCTCGGAGTGCCGACCCTTGCAACCGGCTGCGGCAATCTCGAGGATGCCCATACCATCAATGAGCATATCGGACTCAGGGATGTGGTTGCCACTGCATCAGTGCTTGCCATGTTCGTGTGCGAATGGTGCGGAATAGATAAATGATGAAGTCTGAAATTATTATTTATATCTGGTTTCCCGTTTCTATGTAAAAATATAAATCACATCGGGTATTTGACATTATTTTTGTCCCATAAACCATAAACCATAAACTATGAACCATAAACTGCAAACCATCTTAAGGAATTAATTATGAAGGCGCTTGTACTCGAAGAATACAACCGGCTTGTCTACAAGGAAATACCGAAACCATCTGTCGGTCCGGGCGATGTGCTCATAAAAGTGAAAGCCTGCGGAATCTGCGGGAGCGATGTGCATGGAATGGACGGCAGTACGGGCAGACGCATCCCTCCCCTCATCATGGGTCATGAAGCGTCCGGTGTTGTCGAAGAGACGGGGAAAAACGTGAAGGATTTTACCCCGGGAGACCGTGTCACCTTCGATTCGACCATATACTGCGGTGTCTGTCATTTTTGCAGGCAGGGGCTGATCAATCTCTGCGACAACAGACGGGTTCTCGGGGTGTCGTGCCGGGAATACCGTCAGCACGGCGCTTTTGCTGAATATGTTGCTGTTCCGGAACATATCGTGTATCCCCTGCCGGAAGGGCTCGGCTTCGAGCAGGCGGCGATGGTCGAGCCGCTCTCCGTTGCCGTTCATGCGGTCGAACGGACGCCGCGCTCGCTCAACGATTCCGCCGTGGTGGTCGGCGCCGGTATGATCGGGCTTCTCGTAATACAGGTGCTTCGCGCCGCCGGCTGCGGTAAGATAATCGCCGTGGATATGGATCAGACCCGTCTCGATCTCGCCACCCGTCAGGGCGCCGACAGAGGGCTGAAACCGGACAGCGGCGGATTTGCCGGGGAAATCCTGAGCCTGACCGGAGGCCGTGGCGCAGACCGGGCGTTCGAGGTTGTCGGTACGAGCTCCGCATTCGCGACGGCTCTTTCTGCGCTCCGGAAAGGTGGTACGCTCACCCTGGTCGGCAATGTATCGCCGTCTGTGGAGATGCCCCTTCAGGCAGTAGTTACCCGTGAATACACCCTGTACGGCTCCTGCGCCTCACGGGGGGAGTATCCGGCTTGTCTCGACATGATCGCGCGGGGATCGGTCGATGTCGATGTACTCAAGAGCGCTGTTGCTCCGCTCTCCGAGGGCGCCGAATGGTTCAGACGTCTCTACGACCGTGAGCCGGGATTGATGAAAGTGATTCTTGTACCGTGAAGAAGCACATGGAGGCTTTTTTCAATTATAATACAATGATATTTATATCACATTATATTCGATAAGATATATCTTTCCCCCTCGGTGGATGTATACCCCGTCGATATAATTCCTGTGCAATTTTCCCCTCGATTATTCCGGTTCCGCCGTACATCATTCCTCCTCCTGTTCTGCCATTATTGCCTTTCTGCCGGAATTCCTTGCAGACACAGATGAATAATGAGTATTTTATCATGCATTGCATGTAAATCGATTAAATACGATAAACCG contains:
- a CDS encoding galactitol-1-phosphate 5-dehydrogenase, translating into MKALVLEEYNRLVYKEIPKPSVGPGDVLIKVKACGICGSDVHGMDGSTGRRIPPLIMGHEASGVVEETGKNVKDFTPGDRVTFDSTIYCGVCHFCRQGLINLCDNRRVLGVSCREYRQHGAFAEYVAVPEHIVYPLPEGLGFEQAAMVEPLSVAVHAVERTPRSLNDSAVVVGAGMIGLLVIQVLRAAGCGKIIAVDMDQTRLDLATRQGADRGLKPDSGGFAGEILSLTGGRGADRAFEVVGTSSAFATALSALRKGGTLTLVGNVSPSVEMPLQAVVTREYTLYGSCASRGEYPACLDMIARGSVDVDVLKSAVAPLSEGAEWFRRLYDREPGLMKVILVP